Proteins encoded in a region of the Raphanus sativus cultivar WK10039 chromosome 8, ASM80110v3, whole genome shotgun sequence genome:
- the LOC108822274 gene encoding protein BRASSINOSTEROID INSENSITIVE 1, protein MKTFPSFFLFLLFLSFTSPSLQAFNRETHQLISFKNVIPDKNLLPGWSPDKNPCTFDGVTCKDNKVSSIDLSSKPLSVGFSAVASSLLSLTGLESLSLSNSHINGSITSGFKCSASLTSLDLSTNSISGPVTTLSSLGSCVGLKSLNVSSNSLDFPGKVSGGLKLSSSSLEVLDLSANLLSGANVVGWILSGGCGELKHLAISGNKISGDVDVSRCPNLEFLDVSSNNFSTGLPYLGDCSALQHLDISGNKLSGDFSNAISSCTNLRSLNISSNLFAGPISSSLPLKSLEYLSLADNKFAGEIPELLSGACGTLAGLDLSGNDFLGTIPPFLASCSLLESLALSANNFSGELPMDTLLKMTGLRTLDLSFNRFSGELPESLANLSASLLTLDLSSNDFSGQILPSLCRSENNSLRELYLQNNGFTGKIPPTLSNCSELVSLHLSFNYLSGTIPSSLGTLSKLRDLKLWMNMLEGEIPYVVSTSLETLILDFNGLTGEIPPGLSNCTNLNWISLSNNRLTGQIPRWISRLENLAILKLSNNSFSGNIPAELGDCRSLIWLDLNTNYFNGTIPPEMFKQSGKIAANFIAGKRYAYIKNDGMNKQCHGAGNLLEFQGIRPEQLNRVSTRNPCNFTRVYGGHTQPTFDNNGSMMFLDMSYNMLSGYIPKEIGSMPYLFILNLGHNFISGSIPDEVGDLRGLNILDLSSNKLDGRIPQAMSALTMLTEIDLSNNLLTGQIPAMGQFETFPPGKFANNSGLCGYPLPRCGAENADALARRHSSGRKQPSLAGSVAMGLLFSFVCICGLVLFGREMRRRRRMREEAVYEDGGGGGGGDRTGNNTDWRLTGAKEALSINLAAFEKPLRKLTFADLLKATNGFHEESMIGSGGFGDVYKAVLKDGTAVAIKKLIQISGQGDREFMAEMETIGKIKHRNLVPLLGYCKVGEERLLVYEFMKYGSLEDVLHDPKKKAGLKLNWFTRQKIAIGAARGLAFLHHNCIPHIIHRDMKSSNVLLDENLEARVSDFGMARLMSAMDTHLSVSTLAGTPGYVPPEYYQSFRCSTKGDVYSYGVVLLELLTGRRPTDSPDFGDDNLVGWVRQHAKLRISDVFDPELMKEDPAREIELLQYLKIAVACLDDRAWRRPTMLQVMAMFKEIQTGLGIDSQSTIGSIEMVDMSIKEVPEGKF, encoded by the exons atgaaaactttccCAAGCTTCTTTCTTTTCCTCCTATTCTTATCCTTTACCTCTCCTTCCCTTCAAGCTTTCAACAGAGAAACCCATCAGCTTATAAGCTTCAAAAACGTTATCCCCGACAAGAACCTACTCCCAGGCTGGTCTCCCGACAAGAACCCCTGTACCTTCGACGGCGTCACTTGCAAAGACAACAAGGTTTCTTCAATTGATCTCAGTTCCAAACCACTCAGCGTCGGATTCAGTGCCGTGGCTTCCTCTCTCCTCTCCCTCACCGGATTAGAGTCCCTGTCTCTCTCGAACTCCCACATCAACGGCTCCATCACCTCTGGTTTCAAGTGCTCTGCTTCTCTCACCAGCTTGGATCTATCCACAAACTCCATCTCCGGTCCTGTAACAACCTTGTCGAGCCTCGGCTCTTGCGTCGGACTGAAGTCTCTGAACGTCTCTTCCAACTCACTAGATTTCCCCGGGAAAGTTTCTGGCGGGCTGAAGCTTAGCAGCAGCAGCTTGGAAGTTCTTGATCTCTCCGCGAACTTGCTCTCCGGTGCTAACGTCGTCGGCTGGATTCTCTCCGGTGGCTGTGGAGAGTTAAAGCACTTGGCTATAAGCGGAAACAAGATCAGTGGTGACGTGGACGTCTCTCGTTGCCCCAATCTCGAGTTTCTCGATGTCTCCTCCAACAATTTCTCCACTGGGCTTCCGTATCTCGGTGACTGCTCCGCTCTTCAACATCTCGACATCTCAGGGAACAAACTATCCGGCGACTTCTCCAATGCTATCTCCTCCTGCACCAAcctaag GTCTTTGAACATCTCGAGCAACTTATTCGCCGGCCCCATCTCTTCTTCGTTACCGCTCAAAAGCCTCGAGTACCTCTCTCTAGCCGACAACAAATTCGCCGGCGAGATCCCTGAGCTTCTCTCCGGCGCGTGCGGTACACTCGCCGGACTCGATCTCTCCGGAAACGACTTCCTTGGGACAATCCCTCCTTTCCTCGCCTCGTGCTCTCTCCTGGAGTCGCTTGCTCTCTCCGCCAACAACTTCTCCGGCGAGCTCCCGATGGACACGCTACTGAAGATGACAGGGCTCAGGACGCTCGATCTGTCTTTCAACAGATTCTCCGGCGAGCTGCCGGAGTCTCTTGCCAACCTCTCCGCTTCTCTCCTCACGCTTGATCTCAGCTCCAACGACTTCTCCGGTCAGATCCTCCCGAGTCTCTGTCGTAGTGAGAACAACTCGCTCCGGGAGCTTTACCTTCAGAACAACGGCTTCACCGGGAAGATCCCGCCGACGCTGAGCAACTGCTCCGAGCTGGTCTCTCTCCACCTGAGCTTCAACTACCTCTCCGGGACCATCCCTTCGAGCCTCGGCACTCTCTCGAAGCTCCGGGACTTGAAGCTGTGGATGAACATGCTCGAAGGCGAGATCCCCTACGTCGTCAGCACCTCCCTAGAGACTCTCATCCTCGACTTCAACGGTTTAACCGGAGAGATCCCTCCCGGTTTAAGCAACTGCACGAATCTCAACTGGATATCTCTCTCCAACAACCGGTTAACCGGTCAGATCCCGAGATGGATCAGCCGGTTGGAGAATCTCGCCATCCTCAAGCTCAGCAACAACTCGTTCTCCGGCAACATCCCCGCCGAGCTCGGGGACTGCCGGAGCCTCATCTGGCTCGATCTCAACACTAATTACTTCAACGGCACGATTCCTCCCGAGATGTTCAAACAGTCGGGTAAAATCGCAGCGAATTTCATCGCGGGAAAGAGGTACGCTTATATTAAAAACGACGGGATGAATAAACAGTGTCACGGAGCTGGTAACTTGCTAGAGTTTCAAGGGATCAGACCGGAGCAGCTTAACCGGGTTTCGACTAGGAACCCGTGTAATTTCACGAGGGTGTATGGAGGTCACACTCAGCCTACGTTTGATAATAACGGCTCCATGATGTTTCTTGACATGTCTTATAATATGCTATCGGGGTACATACCGAAGGAGATTGGTTCGATGCCGTATCTGTTTATTCTCAACTTAGGTCATAACTTCATCTCCGGGTCTATTCCCGACGAGGTTGGTGATCTTAGAGGGTTGAATATTCTAGATCTTTCGAGCAATAAGCTCGACGGGAGGATCCCTCAGGCTATGTCGGCTCTCACCATGCTTACGGAGATTGATCTGTCGAATAATCTGTTGACCGGTCAGATTCCCGCGATGGGACAGTTCGAGACTTTTCCGCCGGGGAAGTTCGCGAACAACTCCGGTCTCTGCGGTTATCCTCTTCCGCGGTGCGGTGCTGAGAACGCGGACGCGCTTGCTCGCCGCCATTCTAGCGGGAGGAAACAGCCGTCTCTCGCGGGGAGCGTGGCGATGGGTTTGTTGTTCTCTTTTGTGTGTATATGTGGGCTGGTTCTTTTCGGTAGAGAGAtgaggaggaggcggaggatGAGAGAAGAGGCGGTGTATGAAGACGGtggcggcggtggtggtggtgatagAACCGGTAATAACACGGACTGGAGGCTGACCGGTGCGAAAGAAGCGTTGAGTATTAATCTCGCGGCGTTCGAGAAGCCGTTGCGGAAACTCACTTTTGCGGATCTTCTCAAGGCGACGAACGGTTTCCATGAGGAGAGTATGATTGGTTCCGGTGGGTTCGGAGATGTTTACAAAGCGGTTTTGAAAGATGGAACAGCGGTTGCTATCAAGAAACTGATACAGATTAGTGGTCAAGGCGATAGGGAGTTCATGGCGGAGATGGAAACGATTGGGAAGATCAAACACCGTAACCTTGTTCCTCTCCTCGGCTACTGCAAAGTCGGGGAAGAGCGGCTTCTTGTGTACGAGTTCATGAAGTACGGGAGCTTAGAAGATGTGTTGCACGACCCGAAGAAGAAAGCTGGCCTGAAACTAAACTGGTTCACTCGACAGAAAATCGCGATCGGAGCGGCTAGAGGGCTCGCGTTTCTTCACCATAACTGCATCCCACATATCATCCACAGAGACATGAAGTCGAGCAACGTGTTGCTGGACGAGAACTTGGAAGCTAGGGTATCGGATTTCGGCATGGCGCGGCTGATGAGCGCGATGGACACGCATTTGAGTGTCAGTACATTAGCCGGTACACCAGGGTATGTACCTCCCGAGTATTACCAAAGTTTCAGGTGTTCAACAAAAGGAGACGTTTATAGTTACGGTGTGGTCTTGCTCGAGCTGCTTACGGGTAGACGGCCGACCGATTCGCCGGATTTTGGAGATGATAACCTGGTTGGATGGGTGAGACAGCATGCTAAACTGCGGATCAGCGACGTGTTCGATCCTGAACTTATGAAGGAAGATCCAGCAAGAGAGATTGAACTTTTACAATATTTGAAAATCGCGGTTGCGTGTTTGGATGATAGGGCTTGGAGGAGACCCACCATGTTACAAGTCATGGCGATGTTTAAGGAGATACAAACGGGGTTGGGGATAGATTCGCAGTCGACCATTGGATCGATCGAGATGGTTGATATGAGTATTAAAGAAGTTCCTGAAGGAAAGTTTTGA
- the LOC108819823 gene encoding LOW QUALITY PROTEIN: peptide POLARIS (The sequence of the model RefSeq protein was modified relative to this genomic sequence to represent the inferred CDS: substituted 1 base at 1 genomic stop codon) encodes MEPRLCFTFRXRSISPCYINLLFISMSFKILSKI; translated from the coding sequence ATGGAACCTAGACTTTGTTTTACTTTCAGGTGAAGGTCCATTTCTCCATGTTATatcaatcttttatttattagcatgagtttcaaaattttgagtAAAATTTGA